From Acidimicrobiales bacterium:
TGAGGACGAACCCAAGGGCGATCAGCGCATAGACGCTGCCCGGTGGGGCCCCTTGGAGGACCGCTCTGAGCAGATCCTCACCTGTGCTGGCGGCAAGGAGCACAGTCGGCGGCCGTCAGGATCAGTCGCCGAAGACTGTTTGGCTGGGCTCGGCCCAGTCGAGGGTCGTGTTGTCCCAGCAGAACCAGGGCGTTGCTGGATCGGCCACTGTTTCGAGGGCGCCCCCGCTCATACGAACCGGGGCGAAGCATTCAAGCGCGTAGTCGTTGGTCGCGTCCCCTTCCACTGGTGTGACGTGTTGTCGGCTCCAGTCGATCGGGACGATCAGCCCTCCCGCGTCGTACGCGGTTTGGCTGTTGAGGGCGTCGATAGCTGACTTCCGATCGAAGACGGGTCCAGCGGAAAGGATGGCGGTATATGCCGCGTCGGCGTTGATCCATCCGACCATGGCCAATTCTGAGAGATCCCGACCCAACTCGGCCATGGTGTCGATGAACGCTGTCTGCATGGTGTTGCCGGCATCGGCCTCGAAGGGCATGAACTGTGGGGTCACGAAGTCCCCGTCGAAGAGGTCGCCAGCTTCAGCTACGAACGGATGGTTGTAGGTATTGGGGTGGTAGAGCACCACGTCACCCATGCCCTGGCGGGCCAACTCCTGGGCCAGAGTCTTCATGGCGTTCAGGTCCATACAGGTGGAGATGAAATCGACGCCCAACTCCTTCATCTGTGTTACCTCTGGAGCGATCCCATTGGGAAGCCCATAGCCCAAGCTGTCGTTGAAGTAGGCCATCTCGGCACCGATGTCGGCCGAGTAGAGGTCGATCGAGTCGGCAACCGCCCGGGTGCACACCTTCGAGTTCTCACTGACCCCGTAGCCCAGTGATGCCACCTTGGTGGCACCGGCGATCTTCACCGTGTAGGGCACGGCCCGTTGGGTGCAAGTGGCACACATTGCCGCGATGTGTCCGAAGATGTTGGTCCGGTTGGCTGATTCTGTGGCGTGGATGTTCCACGCAAAGGTGGGGATCCCACTGTCGTTCAGGTCTCCCCAGCCGTTTGCGATCAGGGTGGCGTTGAAGACGCCGAAAACGTCGTCGGCGGAAATGACCTCCAGGGCCCGAACCTGGTTGGAGAACAACTCGTCGTCGAGCACATAACCGACGCTCAACTCACGTCCGAACAGTCCACCTTCGGCGTTCCGGAAAGCGAAGTACGCCTCGATGCCGTCCAGGTAGCAGTCCAGAATGCACGTCCCCAACGGGTTGAGGGTCCGAATGCCGATGACCGCGAAGGCGATCTCCTCGTCGTCCACGCCGGGTACCCCTTCGACCTGTTCAAAGGTGAAACGGGGATCCGGAGGCTCAGTGGTCGTTGTCGTGGTGGCTGGGGCAGCTGTGGTGGTTGGAGCCGCGGTCGTCGGCACAGCCGTGGTAGCCGCCGGAGCGGTCTCGTCACTACCGGAGTTTCCGCACCCGGCGGCAACCAGCGCGATCAACGCCACCGACAAGACAAACCGTGTTCTCATTTCCGGCCTCGTTCCCCCTTGACGCAACTGAGCGGTACCCGGTCCGGTGAGGGTAGCGCGACGCTGGATTCCGACTCCATCCGGCATCCAACTAAGGGCCTGTTTGACCGCGAACCTCAGTGTTCCTACCGTTCACAGTTCACGACAGCGGAAGAGGGCCTCCGAGGATGCGATTCGGCTATGACGAGAAGACCGAAGCCTTCCGCGATCAGCTCGTCGCCTGGCTCGAAGCCAACCTTCCCGACCCTTCACTGACCGCGGAGCGGCCCACATCGAGCGCCGACATCCCCGCGTGGGCCCGGGAGTTTCAACGCCAGATGTTCGACGACGGCTGGTTGTCACCCACCTACCCTCCGGAGTTGGGCGGTCGGAACGCCGATCTGTTCGAGCAGATGGTGTACCTAGAGGAACTCGGACGACGGCACGTGACCCGAAGTTTCAACCCTCAGGGGCTCGGCATCGTCAGCGCGTCGATTGTGTCGTTCGGTAACGACGAACAGATCGAACGTTGGGCGGTGCCCATCATGCGGGCCGAGAAAACGGCGGCCCTCGGGATGAGCGAGCCGGGGGCTGGAAGCGACCTGGCCTCTTTGACCACCCGAGCGGTAGCCGACGGCGACCACTTCGTTGTCAATGGCCAAAAGGTCTGGACATCGGGAGCTCACGATGCCGACGTCCTCCTGGTCT
This genomic window contains:
- a CDS encoding ABC transporter substrate-binding protein codes for the protein MRTRFVLSVALIALVAAGCGNSGSDETAPAATTAVPTTAAPTTTAAPATTTTTTEPPDPRFTFEQVEGVPGVDDEEIAFAVIGIRTLNPLGTCILDCYLDGIEAYFAFRNAEGGLFGRELSVGYVLDDELFSNQVRALEVISADDVFGVFNATLIANGWGDLNDSGIPTFAWNIHATESANRTNIFGHIAAMCATCTQRAVPYTVKIAGATKVASLGYGVSENSKVCTRAVADSIDLYSADIGAEMAYFNDSLGYGLPNGIAPEVTQMKELGVDFISTCMDLNAMKTLAQELARQGMGDVVLYHPNTYNHPFVAEAGDLFDGDFVTPQFMPFEADAGNTMQTAFIDTMAELGRDLSELAMVGWINADAAYTAILSAGPVFDRKSAIDALNSQTAYDAGGLIVPIDWSRQHVTPVEGDATNDYALECFAPVRMSGGALETVADPATPWFCWDNTTLDWAEPSQTVFGD